The sequence ATCGCAAGCGAGGAGCGGTGGTAGCTCGCCAGAACCTTTCTGGAAATCGGACGAAAGCTCTGGAAGGCGAAGAGTGCCAGGAAAATCCCGAGGAAAACCGTCGGGGCAGTCTTTATTGCGGCGAGGAGGGGAGAAACTGCTGCCATCAGGGAGGTCAGTTTAACCATCTTGGCCTCGCTTCTAACGTCCGCCGCCCACGAGACGAAGTAGCTCAGCAGTGAGGAAAGGAAGCCCGTCCAGCCGAGGAGAACCGCAGTCCTTTCCTTGCTCATCCTCAGGACCTCGGAGACGTAGACGTATGTTATCTCTCCGGAGGTGAAGGCAACTATTACTGCCATCAGCGAGGCTATTGCCAGGACCTTCCGCGGGTCAAGACTCGGCTTTTCTCCTCCGGGCGTTTTCTTCCTCTTCGGTGTTATTTCGTCGTAGAGTAGGTAGTAACTGAGGAGCATTATGAGGCCGGTCAGAACGAAGAACGCAGATGCAATCCACATCTGGCCGGCGAGGCCGAGTTTAACCGTGAAGGCATAGACGTAGTTTCCAAGAAGGGATGCGATGCTGCCGAAGAAGAAGTACACCGCCGTAACCCTCGCCCTTATTTCCCTCGGCGTCGCCACCGCGATGACGAACTGGGCCATCGGCCAGCTCAGGCCGTTAAGGAAGCCGTTGAGGAGCTTTATCCCGACTACCTGGAGCCAGCTAGATGTTAGCGGATAGAGATGAACCGCTAAGGCGTTTCCCATCATCGCAAGGGCGCCGAGGTAGACGAGCTTCTTTCCCCTCTCAAGGACTAAACCGCCGAGGACTGAGGAGAACGCCCTTGCAAGGACAAACGACATCGAGACGAGGGAGACCGCGAACATGCTCGCCTTGAGCACGTCCCTCGTGTAGAAAGCTATGGCAGGAGTCGCGAGGCGGAAGGCTATCGTTCCCGTGAATGCTGAGATGATGAGGAGCACAATTCCAATGAGCCTTCTTCGTTCCATTAGACCACCTTCTGAACGCTATGCGATTGACTTAAAAGGTTTGACCCCTGAAAGTTTTTCGAAAATCGAACCGATAGATGCATTTAGTTTCAAATTTTTTCATAGATTTCCGAGCGAAGGCTTTATTACCTCCCACATCAACCCGCTTCGAGGTGATTGGAATGGAGCTCCACTTCGACATGCAGTACGAGGATGCTTATAGGGAAGTCTACGAGATGGTGAAGCCGAAGTACAAGCTCTTCACTGCCGGCCCCGTCGCCTGCTTCCCGGAAGTCCTCGCGATAATGAGCGTCCAGATGTTCAGCCACCGCTCGGCCGAGGCAAAGGAGGTTCACGTTGACACCCTCAACAGGCTCAAGGCCTTCCTTGAGGCCGACAAAGGCGAGATAATACTCTTCCCAAGTTCAGGAACAGGATTCATGGAGGCCGCTGTGAGAAACGCCGTCCCGCACGGTGGAAAGGTTCTTGTAACCGTTATCGGCGCCTTCGGAGAGCGCTTCGCGGACGTTGTTAATGCCAACGGAAGGAAGGCCGTC is a genomic window of Thermococcus guaymasensis DSM 11113 containing:
- a CDS encoding MFS transporter; this translates as MERRRLIGIVLLIISAFTGTIAFRLATPAIAFYTRDVLKASMFAVSLVSMSFVLARAFSSVLGGLVLERGKKLVYLGALAMMGNALAVHLYPLTSSWLQVVGIKLLNGFLNGLSWPMAQFVIAVATPREIRARVTAVYFFFGSIASLLGNYVYAFTVKLGLAGQMWIASAFFVLTGLIMLLSYYLLYDEITPKRKKTPGGEKPSLDPRKVLAIASLMAVIVAFTSGEITYVYVSEVLRMSKERTAVLLGWTGFLSSLLSYFVSWAADVRSEAKMVKLTSLMAAVSPLLAAIKTAPTVFLGIFLALFAFQSFRPISRKVLASYHRSSLAIGGVNAVQNLSTFLGGMLFGVAYSLGEVSIGLTFNLALLAFLPFSLGLVVEALGVERE